Below is a window of Mycoplasmopsis anatis DNA.
ATAATTTATAAATAATAAATTGAGGTTAAAAAATGGCACAAAATAAACAACAATATGATGCAAATAGTTTGCAACAACTTGAAGGTTTAGAACACATCAGACTTAGACCTGGTATGTATATCGGTTCAACCAGCGAGACTGGTTTGCACCACTTAGTATGAGAGATTTTAGATAACTCTGTGGATGAACATCTTGCAGGTTTTTGTGACAAAATAGACATTGTAATTACCAAAGAGAATCACATTATTATAACTGATAATGGTCGTGGAATTCCAGCAGATATCAACAAGCAAAGTGGTCTTAGTGGAATTGAATTAGTATTAACTAAAACTAACGCTGGTGGTAAATTCAACAAAGATTCATATGCATTCTCTGGAGGACTTCATGGAGTTGGTTCTAGTGCTGTAAATGCGCTAAGTAAGTTGATGATAGCAACAGTAAAAAGAGATGGAAATATTTATCAAGCTAAGTTTGTTGATGGTGGACATATTGAAGAAAAAACACATATTATTGGAAATTGTCCATTAGATGAAACTGGAACAACAATTGAATTCTTACCAGATTATACAATCATGGAAAGAAAACCATTTAGTAAGGAAAAGATTGTTGATAGAGCAAAACAAATTGCTCACTTAAATAAAGGTTTATATATCTCTATTGAAGATCAAAGAGATAATTCCTTTACTGAGTTTAAATTCGATAATGGAATTATTGATTATGTTGTTGAATTAAATGATGGGTATCCTTTATTACATGATCAAATTCTTTATGTATCTGAAGAGTATTCTTCAAATAAAGGTGATGGTGAATTTGAAAGTGATGCAAGAATTAAAGTTGAAGTAGCAATGCAATATGTTAAAGAATATTCAAATGTTCCTAAGGTATTTAGTTATGTAAATAACATCTTTACAAGTGAAGGTGGACATCACCAACAAGGTTTTCTTTTTGCTTTGGAAAAAACTATTAACAACTATGCATTACGTAATAAATTAATTAAAAACGAAAACGAAAGATTTACCAAGGATGACCTAACTCAAGGACTTTCAGCAGTTATTTCTATTAGACACTCTAATCCTCAGTTTGAAGGACAAACTAAGGCTAAATTGGGTTCTAAAGATGCTAGAGTAGCAACAAATAAAATTGTTAGTGAGTATCTTGAAAGAATTCTTAACGAAGATCCAGTGATTGCACAAGCTATTATAAATATGGCTAAAGCAGCTAGAAAAAACAGATTAGATACTGCTGCTTTTGCTGAAAGTAATAAACGTAAAACCGCTTTTGATAACGCAGGTTTACCTGGAAAATTAGCTGATTGTTCTTCAAAAAATGCTGAAATTAGCGAATTATTCATTGTTGAGGGAAACTCAGCTGGTGGTTCAGCCAAAATGGGTCGTGACCGTAAAACTCAAGCTATTTTACCTCTTAGAGGAAAAATTCTTAATGTTGAAAAAGCTCGTGCACATGAAATTTTTAAAAATGAAGAGATATTAAATCTAATTCAAGCTATTGGTACAGGTGTAGGTGAAAATTACAACTTAAACAAACTTAGATATCATAAAATCGTAATCATGACTGATGCTGATGTTGATGGAGCACACATTAGAACATTACTATTAACCTTTTTCTTCAATTACTTCCGTGAATTAATTGAATATGGATTTATTTATATAGCCCAACCTCCACTTTATAAAATTCAACAAAATAAAACTGTTGAATATGCCTATAATGATGAACAAAAAGATGAGATTTTAGCTAAATTAAATCCAAATCAAAAGATTAATATTCAACGTTATAAAGGTCTTGGAGAAATGGATCCTGAACAACTTTGAGAAACAACAATGAACCCAGAAACTAGAAATATGTTACAAGTTCAAATTAATGATGTGATTGAAACTAAGAAATATTTCAACACTCTTATGGGTGAAGAAGTTGAACCTAGACGTGAATTCATTAAGGAAAACGCTCGTTTTGTAAAAAACCTTGATATTTAATTAATTGTCTGATTAGTTTACTAATCAGATTTTTATTTTTTTATTGTTAAATTTCTTAAAGTTAATTTAATTTCTTTTGTTTTTTTAATATCAATATATAATACTTTTATAAATTAAGATAGCTTATCTTAAATTAGAATATTTTATATTTTCAATAATTAAATTACATGGAGAAAAAATGAACCCAACAAGAATTATACCGTTAGGTGGAGTTCAGGAAATTGGTAAGGCAACTCTATTAATTGAACAAGATGATCACATCTTTTTAATTGATGCAGGTATTAAATTTGCTGACACTTTCACAACCGGAATTAAAGGAATAATTCCAAATTATTCTTACTTAAATTTACCTGATAAAAAAGTTGAAGCTTTATTTATAACTCATGGACATGAAGATCATATTGGTGGAGTTATATATTTAGTTAAACAAACAAAACTAAAGAAAATTTTCGCACCTAAAATTGCAATTAGTTATTTAAAATTAAAATTTGAGGAACATAAAATAACTCGCAAAATTGAATTTGTTGAGATTGATAAAAATGATAGTTACAAATTTCCAAAAGGAGTTGTGGTTGATTTTTGAACAGCTCAACACTCAATCCCTGATGCTTTTGGTGTTAGAATTACTACTCCACATGGAAAAATTATGTGTACTGGTGATTTTAGATTTGACTATACACCTATAGGTAACTACACAGATTTTGCTCGTTTAGATGAAATTGGTAAACAAGGTCTTACTGCGTTACTTAGTGACTCTACAAATGCGATGCGTCCATATCACTCACCAAGTGAAAAAGATATTTTAATCGACATTAAAAAACATATGGAAAATGCAAAGCGTAAGATTATTATCACTGCATTTGCTTCAAATTTAACTAGAGTTAAAGTTATTATCGAGCTCGCTGCACAGTTAAATAAGAAAATTGTAACTTTTGGTCGCTCAATGATTCAAGGAATAAAAATTGGTCGTAAATTAGGTTATATTGATGTTCCTTCGGATATTTTCATTGATAAAAAACAACTCTCTTCTATTGATGATTCAAAATTAGTTGTTTTAACCACAGGTTCACAAGGAGAACAGCTAGCAGCACTATCAAGAATGTCTTACGGAAAGCATCCTTCAATTAAAATTTCTAAAGGTGATACTGTCATTTTCTCAAGTAGTCCAATCCCAGGAAATAGAATGGTTATAGAATTACTTATAAACAGACTTTACAAACTAGGTGCTACAATCAAGGAAAATGGTACTGATGGATATTTACATACTTCAGGACATGCTTACCGTCATGAACATGATAAGATCTTTCAATTAACTAAACCTAAGTATTTTATCCCATACCATGGTGAATATAGAATGTCAATTGTACATGGTCAAAGTGCAGTTGAAAACGGAGTTGATTCTAAAAATATCATTATTCCTGAACCTGGAAGAGTTTATTTAATGAAAGATGAAATTATCACTCCAACCAATGAAACAATAGACTATGGACCGATATATATCGACGGTACTTCAATTTTAAATACTAATGCTGCACTAATTAAAGAACGTGCTAAATTAGGAACTTCTGGTTTTGTTTCAACTATTTTAACAATTAATAAAAAAACTAATTCTATTATTGGTAAACCTCAAATTATTAGTCGTGGAGCTTTCTTTGTAAAAAATTCGACTAAACTAATTGAAGAAACAAAAAGAATTGTTCACGGTTCAATATTACATTGCATTAGAAATAATTCAAATTGAACAATTCCTGAATTAAAACAACTTATTATTGACCGTCTTTCAACCTTATATCACAAAGAAAGAAGACGTGTTCCATTAATCATCCCTATTTTTAACATTATTGAACAAGATGAGTCAAAAGAAAAAAATAACAAAAACAAAAAAGATAAAAAATTAAAAGTTACTTTTGAATCTGATCAAAAAACAAATACTCAACAAAAGCGTTCAGGTGTTGCTCAAGCTGAAAAAATCGTTGAAGAAATGAGAAAAAGCATTACTAAAAAAGTAAGAGAAACTGAAGAACATATGTATAATGAAATGTCAGAAGATGAGGAGCTATAATAATGGTTGATGTTGATAAAAGAATTAAAAAGGTTTTATATTCTCAAAAAGATATTGAGCAAAAAATTGTTGAATTAGCTAATTGAGTTAATGAAGAATTCAAAAATAGTAATGACTTAATTGTGGTTTGTTTACTTAAAGGTGCGATGCCATTCATGGCTCAATTGATTAAGAATATAACCGTTGATCATTCAATAGATTTTATGATCACTTCAAGCTATGCAGGTTCTCACGCAAGCAGTGGAAGTGTTAAGGTCATCATGGATCTAGCTAATGATATTGAAAATAAAGATGTTTTAATTGTTGAAGATATCATTGATTCAGGTATAACTTTAGAAAAAATCAAAGGTATTTTACTAACTAGAAAGCCTAATAAATTAAAAATTCTAACTTTACTTGATAAACCTTATAATCGTAAAGTTAACTTAAATGCTGATAAATATGGTTTTCTTGTACCTGATGAATTTCTTGTTGGTTTTGGTCTTGATTACAAAGAGAAGATGCGTAATCTTCCATATATCGGTATCTTTGATGAAAAATTCTTAGAAAAATAAAAAGTTAAGTTTTATTACTTAACTTTTTTGTTTGTTTTTGACTTATTTAACAACATGTTCTGTAATTGAATGATTTTCAACAACAAGGTATTTATCACCTGGTTGTGGTTCATATGGTTCTAAAGCTTCTGTAGCATTTGCGTGGTTGTTTTTGATTTCATTGAATAAACGTAATGAATCAACTGATGTGAACACACTTGATGTAACTCCGAAAGCATTAATCATTTTTTCATTATTAACAATTCCGATAATAGCTGTGTTTGGACGGAATTTGGCAACTTCTTTAAGTAATTCTCCAGTTCTTG
It encodes the following:
- the hpt gene encoding hypoxanthine phosphoribosyltransferase; its protein translation is MVDVDKRIKKVLYSQKDIEQKIVELANWVNEEFKNSNDLIVVCLLKGAMPFMAQLIKNITVDHSIDFMITSSYAGSHASSGSVKVIMDLANDIENKDVLIVEDIIDSGITLEKIKGILLTRKPNKLKILTLLDKPYNRKVNLNADKYGFLVPDEFLVGFGLDYKEKMRNLPYIGIFDEKFLEK
- a CDS encoding DNA gyrase/topoisomerase IV subunit B; this encodes MAQNKQQYDANSLQQLEGLEHIRLRPGMYIGSTSETGLHHLVWEILDNSVDEHLAGFCDKIDIVITKENHIIITDNGRGIPADINKQSGLSGIELVLTKTNAGGKFNKDSYAFSGGLHGVGSSAVNALSKLMIATVKRDGNIYQAKFVDGGHIEEKTHIIGNCPLDETGTTIEFLPDYTIMERKPFSKEKIVDRAKQIAHLNKGLYISIEDQRDNSFTEFKFDNGIIDYVVELNDGYPLLHDQILYVSEEYSSNKGDGEFESDARIKVEVAMQYVKEYSNVPKVFSYVNNIFTSEGGHHQQGFLFALEKTINNYALRNKLIKNENERFTKDDLTQGLSAVISIRHSNPQFEGQTKAKLGSKDARVATNKIVSEYLERILNEDPVIAQAIINMAKAARKNRLDTAAFAESNKRKTAFDNAGLPGKLADCSSKNAEISELFIVEGNSAGGSAKMGRDRKTQAILPLRGKILNVEKARAHEIFKNEEILNLIQAIGTGVGENYNLNKLRYHKIVIMTDADVDGAHIRTLLLTFFFNYFRELIEYGFIYIAQPPLYKIQQNKTVEYAYNDEQKDEILAKLNPNQKINIQRYKGLGEMDPEQLWETTMNPETRNMLQVQINDVIETKKYFNTLMGEEVEPRREFIKENARFVKNLDI
- a CDS encoding ribonuclease J, encoding MNPTRIIPLGGVQEIGKATLLIEQDDHIFLIDAGIKFADTFTTGIKGIIPNYSYLNLPDKKVEALFITHGHEDHIGGVIYLVKQTKLKKIFAPKIAISYLKLKFEEHKITRKIEFVEIDKNDSYKFPKGVVVDFWTAQHSIPDAFGVRITTPHGKIMCTGDFRFDYTPIGNYTDFARLDEIGKQGLTALLSDSTNAMRPYHSPSEKDILIDIKKHMENAKRKIIITAFASNLTRVKVIIELAAQLNKKIVTFGRSMIQGIKIGRKLGYIDVPSDIFIDKKQLSSIDDSKLVVLTTGSQGEQLAALSRMSYGKHPSIKISKGDTVIFSSSPIPGNRMVIELLINRLYKLGATIKENGTDGYLHTSGHAYRHEHDKIFQLTKPKYFIPYHGEYRMSIVHGQSAVENGVDSKNIIIPEPGRVYLMKDEIITPTNETIDYGPIYIDGTSILNTNAALIKERAKLGTSGFVSTILTINKKTNSIIGKPQIISRGAFFVKNSTKLIEETKRIVHGSILHCIRNNSNWTIPELKQLIIDRLSTLYHKERRRVPLIIPIFNIIEQDESKEKNNKNKKDKKLKVTFESDQKTNTQQKRSGVAQAEKIVEEMRKSITKKVRETEEHMYNEMSEDEEL